In Polynucleobacter sp. AP-Ainpum-60-G11, one DNA window encodes the following:
- a CDS encoding TonB-dependent receptor — MHQINKPLGKRKLIYVLVLGFISTTALAQSQPSLEITATGSQEATQSILTPTKILQGDELLNKLGSTLGATLANELGVSATGYGAGSSRPVIRGLEGARVQILQNGLSVGDVSNISQDHAVGNNMQNTHQVEILRGAAALLYGSGSSGGLVNVVNDRILTNLPDRPTGAVNTSYETVNNGRAGAVEVDGAFGSVAVHVDTAINNANDYRIPGFANQGGPNQEWSINPGQPQSVPYSGKLPNSFSNQNNLGVGVSYIGQNGYTGVSVERLNNNYGIPTPEGGSINQSQNRYDLQHQTRDPFSGFSSFKFSAANSNYNHTEFNNSGVAQSLWKNIANEARFELAHNPIAGWKGTFGAQVSAASLNATEVGSGSYAIVPPTKTNSNALFWIEEGKWNSLQGNLGLRYNNVAQNPNLGTALETQTMNNANPTPSILLQNRSFNLMSYSAGGLWNFMQGHGAGVAYTVSQRAPSAQELYSYGAHESTATFDIGNPNLNKETSHNLEFNIQKTSGLMRAKASVYANRFNNYIYGYYTGQYVPAVENFSVVVAQQAAATIKGVEGELTYNWQQHGVGGRVFGDASQGTFDAGGNLPLQPAPRLGAEIAHQRNGWLTNATYIYSYQQNKLASWEIGPAPSYNLLNAGISYTEKIKDVNWTVYMNLKNLLNEQIRYATTPMAVRLFAPQPGRSLMVGLRGTF, encoded by the coding sequence ATGCATCAAATCAATAAACCATTGGGTAAGCGCAAGCTGATCTATGTTTTAGTCTTGGGATTCATTAGCACTACCGCTCTTGCGCAATCTCAGCCCTCTCTCGAAATCACAGCTACTGGATCTCAAGAAGCAACCCAAAGTATTTTGACGCCGACCAAAATTTTGCAAGGCGATGAGTTACTTAATAAATTAGGAAGTACCTTAGGCGCCACCCTCGCTAATGAATTAGGTGTATCGGCAACTGGATATGGCGCAGGATCATCGCGGCCAGTGATTCGTGGTCTTGAGGGTGCTCGGGTGCAGATCTTGCAAAATGGTTTATCAGTTGGGGATGTTTCGAACATTTCTCAAGATCATGCTGTTGGCAACAATATGCAAAATACCCATCAAGTCGAGATTCTGCGTGGCGCTGCCGCCCTACTCTACGGCTCAGGCTCTAGTGGCGGACTTGTTAACGTTGTTAATGATCGTATCCTGACTAACCTGCCAGATAGGCCTACAGGCGCAGTCAATACCAGCTATGAAACTGTAAATAATGGTAGAGCTGGAGCAGTTGAAGTGGATGGCGCTTTTGGTTCAGTAGCAGTGCATGTTGATACCGCCATCAATAACGCTAATGACTATCGTATTCCAGGGTTTGCTAACCAAGGCGGTCCAAATCAAGAGTGGTCTATAAATCCTGGTCAGCCGCAAAGCGTTCCATACTCTGGAAAACTACCTAACTCCTTTAGCAATCAAAATAATTTAGGTGTTGGTGTTTCTTATATTGGTCAGAACGGCTATACCGGTGTTTCGGTTGAGCGCCTGAATAATAATTACGGCATCCCAACACCTGAAGGCGGCTCGATCAATCAGTCACAGAATCGCTACGATTTACAGCATCAGACACGCGATCCATTTTCAGGCTTCTCTTCATTCAAATTTAGCGCGGCTAACTCCAATTACAACCACACTGAGTTCAATAATTCTGGTGTAGCCCAGTCCCTTTGGAAAAATATAGCCAATGAAGCCCGCTTTGAATTAGCCCACAATCCTATTGCCGGATGGAAAGGCACATTCGGAGCACAGGTATCTGCAGCCTCTTTGAATGCAACAGAGGTTGGGTCAGGTAGCTATGCAATTGTGCCGCCGACCAAAACGAATTCCAACGCCTTGTTTTGGATTGAGGAAGGGAAATGGAATTCACTACAAGGAAATTTAGGACTGCGTTACAACAATGTGGCACAAAATCCTAACCTCGGTACGGCACTAGAAACCCAAACAATGAATAATGCCAATCCTACACCGAGCATTTTGTTACAAAATCGCAGCTTTAATTTAATGTCATACTCAGCCGGTGGCTTGTGGAACTTTATGCAAGGTCATGGTGCTGGAGTAGCTTATACGGTTTCTCAGCGAGCTCCTAGCGCTCAAGAGCTTTACTCTTATGGCGCACATGAATCTACGGCAACATTTGATATTGGTAACCCCAATCTCAATAAAGAAACCTCGCATAACCTTGAGTTCAATATCCAAAAAACTAGCGGCTTGATGCGAGCTAAAGCCAGCGTCTATGCCAACCGTTTTAATAATTACATCTACGGTTACTACACCGGTCAATATGTGCCCGCTGTAGAAAATTTCTCAGTAGTTGTTGCGCAACAAGCAGCGGCCACCATCAAAGGCGTCGAGGGTGAGCTCACTTATAACTGGCAACAACATGGTGTTGGTGGACGCGTATTTGGTGACGCTTCACAAGGTACATTTGATGCTGGAGGCAATCTACCCCTACAACCTGCTCCTCGCTTAGGCGCTGAAATTGCTCATCAACGCAATGGTTGGCTTACTAATGCAACGTATATCTACAGCTATCAACAGAATAAATTGGCAAGCTGGGAAATTGGACCTGCACCGAGTTACAACTTATTGAATGCGGGCATCTCATACACAGAAAAAATTAAGGATGTGAATTGGACTGTGTATATGAACTTAAAGAACTTACTCAATGAGCAAATTCGATATGCAACTACTCCAATGGCTGTGAGACTGTTTGCACCACAACCCGGCAGAAGTCTCATGGTTGGCTTGCGAGGAACTTTCTAA
- a CDS encoding zinc-ribbon domain-containing protein, with protein sequence MKKKTIHEMQEVANSRGGFCLSDKYIDARTPLTWKCSAGHEWSASPVNVTSRNSWCPYCVGQKGVTASIDYMRKVASDRGGKCLSDSYKNSKTKLLWECMKGHQWEAIPLNVVHKMSWCPECHHPKIKESELKVKRKKAPNGFWDDLANCKSEALKYKSRVEWMRGNPMSHKSASKNGWLDECASHMIQTKMPDGYWTLDRCKEYALKYRTKVEWRATHKTSFSKANKEGWLEECCKHMETKGLWFGPASILEILIAYDIPYSMEHRFKEFPEVARRPFDFYLPEFNLIIEFHGEQHLVGWGRRAGDAKSIQERDAIKKNWALAKGIEFLEIWQRDVASKKDIQDKVINTLKRVAIENRLSFEFRKRSLTSDEIKLTKNRLKWTLDSCIADAKKYKTIKDWSTNSPGGYQAAFKKGWLESCSSHMVRMLAPKNHWTLERCIEDAKKYKTKTEWSRAKPSGYSVAVSKGWVVQCTEHMIDGRSNQSKRLWTYEKCIELAKTCKSRAEFKKLSASAYTRARVEGWLDDCFGHMNR encoded by the coding sequence ATGAAGAAAAAAACAATTCACGAAATGCAGGAGGTAGCAAACTCTAGGGGTGGATTTTGTCTATCAGATAAATATATAGATGCTAGGACTCCATTAACTTGGAAATGTTCGGCAGGCCATGAGTGGAGTGCATCCCCAGTTAACGTTACGAGTCGTAATTCTTGGTGTCCATATTGCGTTGGACAAAAGGGTGTTACGGCAAGTATTGACTATATGAGAAAAGTTGCCTCTGATAGAGGTGGCAAATGTCTGTCTGATTCATATAAAAATTCAAAAACTAAATTGTTGTGGGAGTGTATGAAGGGGCATCAATGGGAGGCAATTCCATTAAATGTCGTTCATAAAATGTCATGGTGTCCTGAGTGTCATCATCCCAAAATTAAGGAGTCTGAATTAAAGGTTAAAAGAAAAAAGGCCCCAAATGGATTTTGGGACGATTTAGCTAATTGCAAATCTGAAGCGTTGAAATATAAAAGTAGGGTTGAATGGATGAGGGGCAACCCTATGAGTCACAAGAGTGCATCTAAAAATGGATGGCTTGATGAGTGTGCAAGTCACATGATTCAAACAAAAATGCCAGATGGATACTGGACATTAGATAGATGCAAAGAGTACGCACTTAAATATCGCACCAAAGTGGAGTGGAGGGCGACACATAAAACATCATTCTCTAAGGCAAATAAGGAGGGCTGGCTTGAAGAGTGTTGTAAACACATGGAAACAAAAGGTTTATGGTTTGGCCCGGCCTCAATACTAGAAATATTGATTGCATACGATATCCCTTACTCAATGGAGCATCGCTTTAAGGAGTTTCCTGAGGTTGCAAGACGCCCGTTTGACTTTTATTTGCCTGAATTTAATTTAATCATTGAGTTTCATGGTGAGCAGCATTTGGTTGGGTGGGGTAGGCGGGCTGGTGACGCAAAGAGTATTCAGGAGAGAGATGCAATTAAGAAAAATTGGGCTCTCGCAAAAGGGATTGAATTTCTTGAAATTTGGCAAAGGGATGTGGCATCAAAGAAAGATATTCAAGATAAAGTTATCAATACATTGAAGCGAGTGGCCATCGAGAATAGGTTGAGCTTCGAGTTTCGCAAGCGTAGCCTCACATCTGATGAAATTAAGCTAACTAAAAACAGACTGAAATGGACTTTAGACTCTTGTATTGCTGATGCTAAGAAATACAAAACAATAAAAGATTGGTCTACAAATAGTCCTGGCGGATATCAGGCTGCATTTAAAAAAGGATGGCTTGAGTCTTGCTCCTCCCATATGGTGAGAATGTTAGCTCCTAAGAATCACTGGACTCTTGAGCGATGTATTGAGGATGCAAAAAAATATAAAACTAAAACAGAGTGGTCACGGGCTAAGCCTAGTGGTTATTCTGTCGCGGTAAGTAAAGGATGGGTAGTGCAATGTACTGAACATATGATTGATGGAAGAAGTAATCAATCTAAGCGACTTTGGACATATGAAAAATGTATTGAATTGGCTAAAACTTGCAAATCAAGGGCTGAGTTTAAGAAATTATCTGCCTCTGCATATACAAGAGCGAGAGTTGAAGGCTGGCTTGATGACTGTTTCGGTCATATGAATCGCTGA
- a CDS encoding helix-turn-helix transcriptional regulator has translation MLERQRYELLRDELKSARVQAKLLQIDLAKRLRKPQSYISKVESGERNLDIIEFVSYCEALEIEPSKWLKRLIDKF, from the coding sequence ATGCTTGAACGACAACGCTATGAACTACTTAGAGATGAGCTTAAAAGTGCCAGGGTTCAGGCTAAGTTACTTCAAATCGACCTTGCCAAGAGGCTTAGGAAGCCACAGAGCTATATCTCCAAAGTTGAGTCTGGGGAACGTAATTTAGACATCATTGAGTTTGTATCCTACTGTGAAGCCCTTGAGATTGAGCCAAGTAAGTGGCTGAAGAGACTGATAGATAAATTCTAA
- a CDS encoding plasmid recombination protein, with protein sequence MPSLILNLKKIKGVNPLETCLKHNLRKISAELGGYSGIDATRTNLNKILIGGNNIPSLNLQFAKILSSYKRKIRPDAVRLMEAVFSPSIDFEGDFDELFRDSVEWIGRYLRVPIISAVIHNDEKFPHLHILMVPYQDGRLSAKTVYGPRGQLHQTINAFFKDVGCKYGLYNPRADRNLSYKQRAEGASYIADVLTRFPELITERRMELERAFKINPLLFMDALGIHPLESGREEL encoded by the coding sequence ATGCCTAGCCTAATACTTAATCTAAAGAAAATCAAAGGGGTAAATCCACTTGAAACTTGTTTAAAACATAACTTAAGAAAGATAAGTGCTGAATTGGGTGGATACAGCGGAATTGATGCTACAAGAACTAACTTGAATAAGATTCTGATTGGTGGAAATAATATTCCATCATTGAATCTGCAGTTTGCAAAAATTCTAAGTTCTTACAAAAGAAAGATTCGACCAGATGCAGTTAGATTAATGGAGGCCGTTTTCTCCCCAAGTATTGATTTTGAGGGTGATTTTGATGAGTTATTCCGTGACTCGGTCGAGTGGATAGGACGTTACCTTAGGGTGCCTATTATTAGTGCGGTTATACACAATGATGAGAAGTTCCCTCATCTTCATATTTTGATGGTGCCCTACCAAGATGGGAGATTATCTGCAAAGACTGTATACGGCCCAAGAGGTCAACTACATCAAACAATCAATGCTTTTTTTAAGGATGTCGGATGTAAGTACGGCCTTTACAACCCACGAGCCGATAGAAATCTGTCCTATAAGCAAAGAGCTGAAGGGGCGTCCTACATAGCAGATGTACTTACTCGATTTCCTGAGTTAATAACAGAAAGAAGGATGGAGTTAGAGAGGGCTTTCAAAATTAACCCCCTCCTCTTTATGGATGCATTAGGCATTCATCCTCTTGAGAGCGGCCGAGAAGAACTCTAA